In the Colwellia sp. 20A7 genome, one interval contains:
- the metB gene encoding cystathionine gamma-synthase: MSNTKMKSITTSAVQAGINTDKQHGAVVAPIHLSSTYSLKSFNEKREFDYSRTGNPTRATFAKTIAKLEQGQVGIATSTGMSSVLLICQLLSVDDLVVIPHDCYGGSFRLFTHLAKRGQFKLIVVDQNNKPALAEALAQKPKLVLIESPSNPLLRLVDIEEVANASHEVGALVAVDNTFLSPALQQPLTLGADIVFHSTTKYINGHSDVVGGVLVTKEQALGDELAWWANCIGITGSAFDSFLAVRGLKTLPIRMKQHQENAEQVAAFLKNHPAIESVYYPGFEDHPGHEIAKKQQAGFGAMLSFDVKGGVESVKRLFANLELFTLAQSLGGVESLICHPPTMTHAGMAETARLAAGITDSLVRVSVGIEDINDILADLAHGLEQSQTR, encoded by the coding sequence ATGTCGAATACTAAAATGAAAAGCATTACTACTTCGGCAGTTCAGGCGGGTATTAACACTGATAAACAACATGGTGCGGTTGTCGCTCCTATTCATTTATCTAGCACTTATTCATTAAAGAGCTTTAATGAAAAACGTGAATTTGATTATTCTCGAACAGGTAATCCGACCCGAGCAACTTTCGCTAAAACGATTGCTAAATTAGAGCAAGGCCAAGTTGGTATTGCTACAAGCACCGGTATGTCGTCAGTATTATTGATTTGTCAGTTACTATCCGTTGATGATCTCGTTGTTATTCCTCATGACTGTTATGGGGGAAGCTTTCGCTTATTTACCCATTTAGCCAAACGTGGTCAATTCAAACTCATTGTTGTTGATCAAAATAACAAACCGGCACTAGCCGAAGCATTAGCACAAAAACCTAAATTAGTGTTAATTGAAAGCCCGAGTAATCCGCTATTACGGTTAGTTGATATTGAAGAAGTAGCTAACGCTAGTCATGAAGTAGGTGCCTTAGTTGCTGTAGATAACACCTTCTTATCTCCTGCTTTACAACAACCATTAACATTGGGTGCAGACATCGTTTTTCACTCTACCACTAAATATATCAACGGACACAGCGATGTTGTGGGTGGTGTTTTAGTGACTAAAGAGCAGGCTTTAGGTGATGAGTTAGCTTGGTGGGCAAATTGTATTGGTATTACTGGCAGTGCATTTGATAGTTTTCTGGCGGTACGAGGCCTGAAAACCTTACCAATTCGTATGAAACAACATCAAGAAAATGCAGAGCAAGTTGCTGCGTTTCTAAAAAATCATCCTGCGATAGAGTCGGTTTATTATCCAGGCTTTGAAGACCATCCAGGACATGAAATTGCTAAAAAGCAACAAGCAGGCTTTGGCGCTATGCTAAGTTTTGATGTTAAAGGTGGCGTTGAGTCGGTGAAAAGGTTATTTGCTAATTTAGAGCTGTTTACTTTAGCGCAATCACTAGGTGGAGTAGAAAGTTTAATTTGTCATCCGCCAACAATGACTCATGCTGGTATGGCCGAAACAGCAAGACTAGCGGCTGGCATTACAGACTCTTTAGTGAGAGTTTCAGTCGGTATTGAAGATATTAATGATATTTTGGCCGATTTAGCGCATGGGTTAGAACAAAGCCAAACGCGTTAA
- a CDS encoding WD40 repeat domain-containing protein — protein sequence MLLNFSKNIKHRLTTIKVLVICLFSLLFLQACTPSIDKPIARYQHSVEGSYAADISNDGKWSVTSSIHHGISVWDLEKNALTYQWSQQQDSSDNLVLTIDISNNNSHALTASRENFALWNIKAGQSEGYWKVRESTIRDISISNNGDYILIGKGNGTVLHVTVDTGRRLEFLGHKEKINSVDMTPNGRIAMSGGNDFTAYIWDTVSGQVIYQFNHTSRVSKVALDPQGRFAFSADSMKSAHIWDLKTGKLISTLKGTKRQEVFSSIQFSPDGNTLVTGAASSKVSVWNIATGERTAAWHVTPKEAKIPTGAVVYSLAFSDNNTLLTESSSGYAELWQLPKESN from the coding sequence ATGTTGCTTAACTTTTCAAAGAATATAAAACATCGCTTAACAACTATAAAAGTATTGGTTATATGCTTATTTTCTCTGCTATTTTTACAAGCTTGTACCCCTTCTATAGATAAGCCGATAGCCCGATATCAACACTCTGTTGAAGGTAGTTATGCGGCTGATATTTCTAATGACGGCAAGTGGAGTGTAACCTCATCAATTCATCATGGTATTAGTGTTTGGGATTTAGAAAAAAACGCCCTGACCTACCAATGGTCACAACAACAAGACAGTAGTGACAATTTAGTCCTAACCATTGATATTAGTAACAATAACAGCCATGCACTAACCGCAAGTAGAGAAAACTTTGCCCTGTGGAATATAAAAGCAGGCCAGTCTGAAGGCTATTGGAAAGTAAGAGAGTCTACTATTCGTGATATTAGCATTAGTAATAATGGCGATTATATACTTATAGGTAAAGGCAATGGCACAGTTCTTCATGTTACTGTTGATACAGGCAGGCGATTAGAATTTTTAGGCCATAAAGAAAAAATAAACTCCGTAGATATGACACCTAACGGAAGAATAGCCATGTCTGGCGGTAATGATTTTACTGCTTACATTTGGGATACAGTATCAGGGCAAGTAATTTATCAATTCAACCATACATCGCGAGTATCGAAAGTAGCATTAGACCCACAAGGTCGTTTTGCTTTTTCTGCCGACAGTATGAAATCAGCCCATATTTGGGATTTAAAAACAGGTAAATTGATATCAACACTCAAAGGCACTAAACGCCAAGAAGTTTTTAGCTCTATACAATTTTCTCCTGACGGAAACACCTTAGTGACAGGCGCAGCCAGCAGTAAGGTAAGCGTTTGGAATATTGCAACAGGAGAGCGCACAGCTGCATGGCACGTTACGCCAAAAGAAGCAAAAATACCGACAGGAGCTGTTGTTTATAGCCTCGCATTTAGCGATAATAACACCTTATTAACCGAAAGCTCCTCAGGCTATGCTGAGCTTTGGCAACTCCCTAAAGAAAGCAATTAA
- a CDS encoding SlyX family protein: protein MTANKSEENAIQVLEERIIALETRNLFQDDVIEQLSAELTVHQTQISELREQIQLVANRLKDSGSLSSSKDEIEPPPPHY, encoded by the coding sequence ATGACAGCTAACAAATCAGAAGAAAATGCTATTCAAGTTCTTGAAGAACGGATCATTGCGCTTGAAACTCGTAACCTTTTTCAAGACGATGTTATTGAACAACTAAGCGCCGAATTAACCGTTCATCAAACACAAATTTCTGAGCTAAGAGAGCAAATTCAATTAGTTGCTAATCGACTAAAAGATTCAGGTAGCCTTTCTTCTTCTAAAGATGAAATTGAGCCGCCACCACCGCATTATTAA
- a CDS encoding restriction endonuclease yields the protein MWTFDGDISSKCNNCSEIHVVPVSDFNIECYGGDYSENGMGQQNNYELLYEFNCSNCNSEIELNFDATEYPVDVLSYVINNTKGATCSNKPFITYLPEYEEIYLFPEPQIIVPDNRIITDLNLINANIPALIKFLSENPDHLHKIEPREFEEIIAEIFRSKGFEVELTKSTRDGGKDIIAIQRNDLGFETKYFIECKRYAPTNKVGVELIRALHGVKNTRNGPNKVILATTSTFTRGAIDFATNQAPSEWDISLKDYDDILKWVRSY from the coding sequence ATGTGGACATTCGACGGAGATATTTCTTCAAAATGCAATAATTGCAGTGAAATACATGTTGTTCCTGTATCTGATTTTAATATTGAATGTTACGGTGGCGATTATAGTGAAAACGGGATGGGTCAACAAAATAACTATGAGTTATTGTATGAGTTCAATTGTTCGAATTGTAATTCTGAGATAGAGCTTAACTTTGACGCAACAGAGTACCCTGTAGATGTTTTAAGTTACGTGATTAACAATACTAAAGGTGCTACTTGCTCCAATAAACCCTTTATTACTTATCTTCCTGAGTATGAAGAGATTTACTTATTCCCTGAACCTCAGATTATCGTACCTGATAACCGGATTATCACAGACCTTAATTTAATAAATGCGAACATCCCGGCTCTCATAAAATTCCTTAGCGAAAACCCAGATCACCTTCACAAAATTGAACCTAGAGAGTTTGAAGAAATTATTGCTGAGATATTTAGGAGTAAGGGATTTGAGGTGGAATTAACAAAGAGTACTCGTGACGGAGGTAAAGATATTATCGCCATCCAAAGAAATGATTTAGGCTTTGAAACAAAATACTTTATCGAGTGCAAAAGGTATGCTCCAACCAATAAAGTGGGAGTAGAATTGATTCGAGCACTCCATGGGGTTAAAAACACTCGGAATGGACCTAATAAGGTAATCTTAGCTACAACTTCGACTTTCACTAGAGGTGCCATTGATTTCGCTACCAATCAAGCTCCAAGTGAATGGGATATATCACTTAAAGATTACGACGACATTCTTAAATGGGTAAGGTCATACTAA
- a CDS encoding IS110 family transposase — MKNSTTISIDLAKTVFQVALFNKYGVMKSNNKMSQAKMVQFIAQHPEATICMEACGTAHYWGRRFQQSGHKVLLVPAHIAAKYRTGNKNDANDALAIYESINRPKTYFVQVKNLDQQDLASLLKLRQGYVKQRTQTANRIRGLGLEYGVKIPKGIAKIRKDLPCFLEDAENELTTSSRFILRDLLDQLLLLDGQIDESTNRLVARAKEVPVCIRLIALPGVAWIIASALYARLGDGSAYKCGRDASASVGVVPAHSGTGGNNKLLGITKRGDRCLRSLLVHGARSVVSRIKDKQDGLSCWIREQLSKNHLNKTAVAYANKLVRMAWAILKSGEEYRTPLAQ, encoded by the coding sequence ATGAAAAATTCTACCACTATCAGTATCGATTTAGCTAAAACTGTTTTCCAAGTTGCCTTATTTAATAAATATGGCGTAATGAAATCTAATAATAAAATGAGCCAAGCTAAAATGGTTCAGTTTATCGCCCAGCACCCAGAAGCAACTATTTGCATGGAAGCATGCGGAACCGCTCATTATTGGGGGCGTCGTTTTCAACAAAGTGGTCATAAAGTATTACTTGTTCCTGCACATATTGCCGCAAAATACCGCACAGGTAATAAAAATGATGCTAACGATGCGTTAGCTATTTATGAGTCAATTAATCGTCCTAAAACTTATTTTGTCCAAGTAAAAAACCTTGATCAGCAAGACTTGGCAAGTTTACTTAAGCTACGACAAGGCTATGTAAAACAACGCACTCAAACAGCAAATAGAATAAGGGGCTTAGGCCTAGAATATGGGGTTAAAATTCCTAAAGGTATTGCTAAAATACGCAAAGATTTACCATGTTTCCTGGAAGATGCAGAGAATGAGTTGACGACGTCTAGTCGATTTATTTTAAGGGATCTACTCGATCAACTTTTGTTGCTGGATGGTCAAATTGATGAATCAACGAATAGATTAGTTGCTAGAGCTAAGGAAGTACCTGTTTGTATACGATTGATTGCGTTGCCAGGTGTTGCTTGGATAATTGCCAGTGCGCTTTATGCAAGATTGGGAGATGGCTCAGCGTATAAGTGTGGTCGTGATGCCAGCGCAAGCGTTGGTGTAGTTCCTGCTCATTCAGGAACGGGTGGAAATAATAAGTTATTAGGGATAACGAAACGAGGTGATAGGTGTTTACGCTCATTACTTGTTCATGGAGCACGTTCAGTTGTTAGTCGAATTAAAGACAAGCAAGATGGGTTGAGTTGTTGGATAAGAGAGCAACTATCAAAGAATCATTTAAACAAAACTGCGGTTGCTTACGCCAATAAGCTAGTCAGAATGGCATGGGCTATTTTGAAGAGTGGTGAAGAATATCGAACACCTTTAGCTCAGTAG
- a CDS encoding acyl-CoA thioesterase, translating to MNSPQRDITLRFLAEPQDVNFGGKVHGGAVMKWIDLAAYACAAGWSGRYCVTAYAGGIRFISPIHVGSLVEVEAKVIYTGNSSMHIALEVNACDPKSLNRHLTTNCIVIMVAVDQNGQSETVPQWIPKTEEDKKQHSTAIKLMDMRKQIGSEMQIFAE from the coding sequence ATGAATAGCCCACAACGCGATATAACTTTAAGATTTTTAGCTGAGCCACAGGATGTAAATTTTGGCGGTAAAGTCCATGGTGGTGCGGTAATGAAGTGGATTGATTTAGCAGCCTACGCTTGTGCAGCAGGTTGGAGTGGTCGTTATTGTGTTACTGCTTATGCCGGTGGCATTCGCTTTATTTCACCAATACATGTAGGTAGCTTGGTAGAAGTAGAAGCTAAAGTTATATACACAGGTAATTCATCTATGCATATTGCCTTAGAGGTAAATGCCTGTGATCCTAAATCGTTAAACCGACACTTAACGACCAATTGTATTGTTATTATGGTTGCCGTTGATCAAAATGGACAATCAGAAACTGTACCACAGTGGATTCCTAAAACAGAAGAAGATAAAAAACAGCATAGTACAGCAATAAAATTAATGGATATGCGCAAACAGATAGGCAGTGAAATGCAAATCTTTGCTGAGTAA
- the metJ gene encoding met regulon transcriptional regulator MetJ — MAEWNDEYINPYAEHGKKSEQVKKITVSIPLRVLKVLTDERTRRQVNNLRHATNSELLCEAFLHAFTGQPLPDDEDLAKDNDEKLPASVRRILEEKGITDFSAYEIDDDELV, encoded by the coding sequence ATGGCTGAGTGGAATGACGAGTATATTAATCCCTATGCCGAACATGGTAAAAAGAGTGAGCAAGTAAAAAAAATTACTGTCTCAATTCCTTTGCGTGTCTTAAAAGTATTAACTGACGAACGAACTAGGCGCCAAGTAAATAATTTACGCCATGCAACTAATAGCGAATTATTGTGCGAAGCATTCTTACATGCGTTTACCGGCCAACCTTTACCAGATGATGAAGATCTCGCTAAAGATAATGATGAAAAGTTACCTGCTAGTGTTCGCCGTATTTTAGAAGAAAAAGGGATTACTGATTTTAGTGCTTATGAAATAGATGATGACGAATTGGTTTAA
- a CDS encoding FKBP-type peptidyl-prolyl cis-trans isomerase, giving the protein MKFFKPTLVAVALLAVAGCQEGAKEEAKAPVLEAEVQKQAYGLGASIGMYMQRNLEEHERLGLALEKELIVRGFVDSINDKSVMEQEEITALLTKLDETMKAKQQEIAVQESESSLATGQKFLEDNAKKEGVMVTESGIQYVVLTEGEGDKPAATDTVKVHYKGTFLNGETFDSSYDRGEPAVFPLNRVIRGWTEGVQLMSVGSKFKFTIPSDLAYGPNGNPPRIPGNSVLEFEIELLEIQKSEPAPQVGTAPADK; this is encoded by the coding sequence ATGAAATTTTTTAAACCCACTTTAGTTGCTGTTGCATTATTAGCTGTAGCTGGTTGTCAAGAAGGCGCTAAAGAAGAAGCTAAAGCACCTGTATTAGAAGCAGAAGTTCAAAAACAAGCCTACGGTTTAGGTGCGTCAATCGGCATGTATATGCAACGTAACCTAGAAGAGCATGAGAGACTAGGTTTAGCTTTAGAAAAAGAATTAATCGTTAGAGGTTTTGTTGATAGCATTAATGATAAATCAGTAATGGAACAAGAAGAAATTACAGCATTATTGACTAAGTTAGATGAAACAATGAAAGCTAAGCAGCAAGAAATCGCTGTTCAAGAATCTGAATCAAGTTTAGCGACAGGCCAAAAATTCTTAGAAGATAACGCTAAAAAAGAAGGCGTTATGGTAACAGAATCAGGTATTCAATATGTTGTGCTAACTGAAGGGGAAGGTGATAAGCCTGCCGCTACAGATACAGTTAAAGTACACTACAAAGGTACTTTCTTAAATGGTGAAACGTTTGATAGTTCTTATGACCGTGGCGAACCTGCTGTATTCCCTTTGAACCGTGTTATTAGAGGTTGGACTGAAGGCGTACAATTAATGTCAGTTGGTTCTAAATTCAAATTTACTATTCCTTCTGATTTAGCTTACGGCCCGAACGGTAATCCACCACGCATTCCTGGTAACTCAGTATTAGAGTTTGAAATTGAATTGTTAGAAATTCAAAAAAGTGAGCCAGCACCACAAGTAGGCACAGCTCCTGCTGATAAATAG
- a CDS encoding integron integrase, translating into MSSPFLQLVAEQMRLKRYAKRTIESYLYWIKAFINFNGHRHPLKCHDAEVERFLSYLTNQRNVAPRTQGVALNALVFLYRSILEKPLTLELNFNKSKQATKLPVVLTQIEVSALLAQISNQYSLPCQLMYGSGLRLMEVVRLRVQDIDFDYHSIQVWQGKGGKNRRVTLAKELCRYLQSQITIVQSIYKQDQFNPNYKGVWLPYALARKYPSASNDVKWHYLFPSKRLSIDPESSLLRRHHIDETTLRKAVKMAAKNAEIEKNVTCHTLRHSFATHLLQRGADIRTVQEQLGHTDIRTTQIYTHVLEQGANGVRSPLSDIM; encoded by the coding sequence ATGTCATCGCCATTTTTACAACTTGTTGCTGAGCAAATGCGTTTAAAGCGTTATGCTAAAAGAACGATAGAAAGTTATTTGTACTGGATTAAAGCGTTCATAAATTTTAATGGACATCGCCACCCTCTAAAATGTCATGACGCAGAGGTTGAGCGTTTTTTATCGTACTTAACTAATCAGAGAAATGTTGCGCCAAGAACACAAGGTGTGGCTTTGAATGCGTTAGTTTTTTTATACAGAAGCATTCTAGAAAAACCATTAACACTTGAGTTGAATTTTAATAAGTCTAAACAAGCAACTAAATTGCCCGTGGTATTAACTCAAATAGAAGTAAGTGCATTGTTAGCTCAAATTTCTAATCAGTATAGTTTACCGTGTCAATTAATGTACGGTAGTGGTTTACGGTTGATGGAAGTCGTTCGCTTAAGAGTACAAGATATTGACTTTGATTATCATTCAATTCAAGTATGGCAAGGGAAAGGGGGGAAAAATAGACGCGTGACGCTTGCAAAAGAATTGTGTCGATATCTACAAAGTCAAATAACGATAGTACAGTCAATTTATAAACAAGATCAATTCAATCCTAATTATAAAGGGGTTTGGCTACCTTACGCTTTAGCAAGAAAGTACCCTAGTGCAAGTAATGACGTAAAATGGCATTACCTTTTTCCTTCTAAACGTTTAAGTATCGACCCTGAAAGTAGCTTGTTACGTCGGCATCATATAGATGAAACAACGTTACGAAAAGCGGTGAAAATGGCGGCAAAAAACGCAGAAATTGAAAAGAACGTAACGTGCCATACGTTACGTCATTCTTTCGCTACACATTTATTACAACGGGGTGCTGATATTAGAACAGTACAAGAACAACTAGGGCATACTGATATACGTACTACCCAAATTTATACTCATGTACTTGAGCAAGGCGCTAATGGTGTACGTAGTCCTTTATCAGATATTATGTAG
- a CDS encoding glycosyltransferase encodes MSTLLIIGYVWPEPNSSAAGSRMLQLILFFQQQGYQVVFASPAQRTEHMVDLMALNVECVDIKLNCASFDDFIGSLAPDVVMFDRFMMEEQFGWRVIEQCPQALRILDTEDLFCLRHARHDSHKKNCEMTEADLLTSDMAKREVAAIFRSDVTLMISPKEIELLGDLFKVDKRLLHYVPFVFSDDQFMQINPSYEQRQGFISIGNFRHPPNWDSVLWLKQQIWPLIRKQLPKAELHICGAYPPPKATDLHDVKTGFLVKGWVDDAIKSMQSAKVCLAPLRFGAGIKGKLAEAMLCSTPSVTTNIGIEGMETQLPWAGEVANDAQSIADAAVKLYQEANAWQCASELGKQNAQLLFEQEQHFSAFSACLTNLLQNLEQHRQRNFIGSMLNHHHHKSTKYMSQWIEEKNRPQ; translated from the coding sequence ATGAGCACACTTCTTATTATTGGTTACGTTTGGCCTGAGCCAAACTCTTCTGCAGCGGGTAGTCGTATGCTGCAACTTATCTTATTTTTTCAGCAGCAAGGCTATCAAGTTGTATTTGCAAGCCCTGCACAACGTACCGAGCATATGGTTGATCTCATGGCACTTAATGTTGAGTGTGTTGATATTAAGCTTAACTGTGCGAGCTTTGATGATTTCATTGGCTCACTTGCGCCTGATGTAGTGATGTTCGACCGTTTTATGATGGAAGAGCAGTTCGGCTGGCGTGTTATCGAACAATGTCCGCAGGCATTAAGAATTTTAGACACGGAAGATCTCTTTTGCCTACGTCATGCAAGACATGATTCGCATAAAAAAAATTGTGAGATGACAGAAGCTGACTTATTAACATCTGATATGGCTAAGCGAGAAGTTGCGGCTATTTTTCGTAGTGATGTTACCTTAATGATTTCACCGAAAGAAATTGAATTGTTAGGGGACTTATTCAAGGTAGACAAGCGTTTATTGCACTACGTACCTTTTGTGTTTAGTGATGATCAATTTATGCAAATCAACCCAAGCTATGAACAACGACAAGGGTTTATTTCTATCGGGAACTTTCGTCATCCACCTAATTGGGATTCAGTACTTTGGTTAAAACAGCAAATATGGCCGTTGATTCGCAAACAACTACCTAAGGCGGAACTTCATATATGTGGCGCTTATCCCCCGCCTAAAGCAACTGATTTACATGACGTTAAAACCGGTTTTTTGGTTAAAGGTTGGGTTGATGACGCGATAAAATCTATGCAATCAGCGAAGGTCTGTTTAGCGCCTTTACGCTTTGGTGCAGGTATTAAAGGTAAGTTAGCTGAAGCTATGTTGTGTTCAACGCCTTCAGTTACCACTAATATTGGTATTGAAGGAATGGAAACTCAGTTACCTTGGGCAGGAGAGGTTGCTAACGACGCACAAAGTATTGCTGACGCTGCGGTAAAACTTTATCAAGAAGCAAACGCTTGGCAATGTGCGAGTGAATTAGGTAAACAAAATGCGCAATTGTTGTTTGAGCAAGAACAGCATTTTTCAGCATTTTCAGCTTGCTTAACTAACTTGCTACAAAACTTAGAGCAACACCGACAACGCAACTTTATTGGTAGCATGCTTAATCATCATCATCACAAAAGCACTAAGTACATGTCTCAATGGATTGAAGAAAAGAATAGGCCTCAATAA
- the hemE gene encoding uroporphyrinogen decarboxylase, whose protein sequence is MTELKNDNYLRALLKQPVDYTPVWMMRQAGRYLPEYRAVRKDAGDFMSVCRDADLACEVTIQPLRRFPLDAAILFSDILTIPDAMGLGLYFETGEGPKFERPITCKADVEKIGIPDPEGELQYVMNAVRTIKKELNGSVPLIGFSGSPWTLATYMIEGSSSKAFTKIKKMMFSDPQTLHLLLDKLADSVISYLNAQIAAGAQSVMVFDTWGGVLSPRDYKEFSLQYMHKIVDGLTRYNDGRQVPVTLFTKNGGMWLEDIAATGCDAVGLDWTIDIENAKARVGDKVALQGNMDPSMLYAPLPRIEQEVSKILAGFGEGGTGHVFNLGHGIHPDVNPDHAGHFIESVHRLSKPYHG, encoded by the coding sequence GTGACTGAATTAAAAAATGATAATTATTTACGTGCGCTTTTAAAGCAGCCAGTAGATTACACACCTGTTTGGATGATGAGACAAGCAGGACGTTATTTACCTGAATATAGAGCAGTACGCAAAGATGCTGGCGATTTTATGTCAGTTTGTCGTGATGCTGACTTAGCTTGTGAAGTTACTATTCAGCCGTTGCGTCGTTTTCCGCTTGATGCAGCTATTTTATTCAGCGACATATTAACAATTCCTGATGCTATGGGGTTGGGCTTATATTTCGAAACGGGCGAAGGTCCTAAATTTGAACGTCCTATTACGTGTAAGGCCGATGTTGAAAAAATTGGCATTCCTGATCCTGAAGGCGAATTGCAATACGTAATGAACGCTGTTCGTACTATTAAAAAAGAACTTAATGGTAGCGTGCCGTTGATTGGTTTTTCAGGTAGTCCGTGGACGTTGGCAACTTACATGATTGAAGGTAGCAGTTCAAAAGCTTTTACTAAAATCAAAAAAATGATGTTTTCTGATCCACAAACACTTCATTTATTACTTGATAAGCTAGCTGACTCTGTAATTTCATACTTGAATGCACAAATTGCTGCTGGTGCGCAATCAGTGATGGTGTTTGATACCTGGGGCGGCGTATTGTCACCACGTGATTACAAAGAATTTTCATTGCAATATATGCATAAAATCGTTGACGGTTTAACGCGTTATAATGATGGTCGCCAAGTGCCAGTAACTTTATTTACTAAAAATGGCGGCATGTGGTTAGAAGATATTGCTGCCACAGGCTGTGATGCTGTAGGACTTGATTGGACTATTGATATAGAAAACGCTAAAGCACGTGTTGGCGATAAAGTTGCGTTGCAAGGCAATATGGACCCTTCTATGTTGTATGCACCATTACCGCGTATAGAACAGGAAGTATCTAAAATATTAGCCGGTTTTGGTGAAGGTGGTACAGGGCATGTATTTAACTTAGGCCATGGTATTCACCCTGATGTGAATCCAGATCATGCAGGACACTTTATTGAGTCAGTGCATCGTTTAAGTAAGCCATATCACGGGTAA
- a CDS encoding S1/P1 nuclease, whose protein sequence is MMTKYLALTVIILTISFSKPSFALGKLGHQLVCQLAFEHLPEKQQNKITDLLSTIPDQHKKLINHFNNQKDNSTITFARACTWADTIRHLKDFKNYNAWHYMNVPRSQSKVNTNECQQNCLPQAILQHQQTLAQAQSPYTWQQAQTLLFLGHWLGDIHQPLHISFKDDLGGNKIAFADTEAKCNNLHGYWDHCILYKGKESETKWLTSLRSQWSQSPQPNWQKEQVWQWADESFQITTKSTFNYCHKDNQSVCQKPQGKITLPPDYLTQYQPVIAQRLLQAAQRLTNVLAASL, encoded by the coding sequence ATGATGACCAAATATTTAGCATTAACTGTAATTATTCTTACAATTTCATTCAGTAAGCCAAGCTTTGCTTTAGGTAAGCTTGGTCATCAACTTGTTTGCCAATTAGCATTTGAACATTTACCAGAAAAGCAACAAAACAAAATAACTGACCTACTCAGTACTATTCCTGATCAACATAAAAAACTCATCAATCATTTTAATAATCAAAAAGACAACAGTACCATAACGTTTGCTCGCGCTTGTACTTGGGCTGATACAATTAGACATTTAAAAGACTTTAAAAACTATAATGCTTGGCATTATATGAATGTCCCTCGCTCACAAAGTAAAGTTAATACAAACGAATGTCAGCAAAATTGCCTACCCCAAGCTATTTTACAACATCAACAAACATTAGCGCAGGCTCAAAGCCCTTACACATGGCAGCAAGCACAAACTTTATTATTTTTAGGGCATTGGTTAGGTGATATCCATCAACCTTTACATATTAGTTTCAAGGATGATCTAGGTGGTAACAAAATCGCTTTTGCTGATACTGAAGCTAAATGCAATAACCTGCATGGCTATTGGGACCATTGTATTTTATATAAGGGAAAAGAAAGTGAAACAAAATGGCTGACCTCATTAAGAAGTCAATGGAGCCAAAGCCCTCAACCAAATTGGCAAAAAGAACAAGTTTGGCAATGGGCTGACGAATCTTTTCAAATAACAACAAAGTCGACTTTTAACTATTGCCATAAAGATAACCAAAGCGTATGTCAAAAACCTCAGGGTAAAATAACCTTACCGCCTGATTATCTCACTCAGTATCAACCAGTTATAGCACAAAGGTTACTACAAGCCGCACAACGCTTAACAAACGTATTAGCGGCTTCATTATAG